The following are encoded in a window of Alphaproteobacteria bacterium genomic DNA:
- a CDS encoding bifunctional salicylyl-CoA 5-hydroxylase/oxidoreductase, producing the protein MRIACLGGGPAGLYLAISMKLRDPGHRIDLFERNRSDDTFGWGVVFSDQTVENLLANDPVSGAVIQSEFAHSDDIEVHIHGSSIRSSGHGFIGIGRKRLLSILQDRARDLGVNLHYEHEASPDLADWAGYDLVIAADGANSRIRDRYEPHFGVDIEVRRNKFFWFGTRKVFEAFTFAFEKTEAGWVWAHAYRFDDDLSTFIVEMDPKTWAGLGLDRMEQPEAIALCQRIFAKYLGGHELMSNASHLPGPQAWLNFRRIKCDTWAYENLILLGDAAHTAHFSIGSGTKLALEDAIKLAEVLNRPGLTRRAALAEYQAERNLEVLKLQNSARNSTEWFETLHRYLDFEPIQFAYSLLTRSQRVSHENLRLRDRAWLEGVECWFQSQARGRAVNEPAPPMFAPFKLREMEVANRVVVSPMAMYSAEDGCPNDFHLVHYGARAQGGAGLIYTEMTCVSPEGRITPGCTGLYAPEHIEAWRRIVDFVHANSSAKFCLQLGHSGPKGSTKVGWEGYDVPLDADNWPVMAASDVPWSADNQVPRPMTRADMDEVVARFVASVRMGIEAGFDMIELHAAHGYLLSSFITPLTNKRTDDYGGSLENRLRFPLEVFRAMRAAWPAERPMSVRISATDWMGDLGVTPDDAVEIGRAFWAAGADLIDVSAGQTWADCQPVYGRMFQTPFADQVRNEGRVTTMAVGNIYEPDHVNSILAAGRADLVALARPHLIDPSWTLRAAAQQDYRRVAVPPPYLGGMAQLARNLQREAELKA; encoded by the coding sequence ATGCGCATAGCTTGCCTCGGCGGAGGCCCGGCCGGGCTCTATCTCGCGATCTCGATGAAGCTTCGCGATCCGGGGCACCGGATTGATCTGTTCGAGCGCAACCGAAGCGACGACACGTTCGGCTGGGGCGTCGTTTTCTCCGACCAGACGGTCGAGAATCTGCTCGCCAACGATCCGGTCTCCGGCGCCGTCATCCAGAGCGAATTCGCCCATTCGGACGATATCGAGGTTCACATTCATGGGTCGTCGATCCGCTCCTCCGGCCACGGCTTCATCGGCATCGGCCGCAAACGGCTGCTGAGCATCCTCCAGGATCGCGCCCGCGATCTCGGCGTGAACCTCCACTACGAGCACGAAGCGAGCCCCGACCTTGCGGATTGGGCGGGCTACGACCTGGTCATCGCCGCCGACGGCGCCAACAGCCGGATCCGCGACCGCTACGAGCCCCATTTCGGGGTCGACATCGAGGTCCGCCGAAACAAGTTCTTCTGGTTCGGCACCCGCAAGGTCTTCGAGGCTTTCACCTTCGCCTTCGAAAAGACCGAAGCGGGCTGGGTCTGGGCCCATGCCTACCGCTTCGACGACGATCTTTCGACCTTCATCGTCGAGATGGACCCAAAGACCTGGGCCGGCCTCGGCCTCGACCGGATGGAGCAGCCGGAAGCGATCGCTTTGTGCCAGCGGATTTTCGCCAAATATCTCGGCGGCCACGAGCTGATGTCCAACGCGAGCCACCTCCCCGGCCCCCAGGCATGGCTCAACTTTCGCCGAATCAAGTGCGACACCTGGGCCTACGAAAACCTGATCCTCCTCGGCGATGCCGCCCATACCGCCCATTTCTCGATCGGCTCGGGAACCAAGCTCGCGCTCGAGGACGCGATCAAGCTGGCCGAGGTGCTGAACCGTCCGGGCCTGACGCGCCGGGCGGCGCTCGCCGAATACCAGGCCGAGCGGAACCTCGAAGTGCTGAAGCTCCAGAATTCGGCGCGCAACTCCACCGAATGGTTCGAGACGCTCCACCGCTATCTGGATTTCGAGCCGATCCAGTTCGCCTACTCGCTGCTCACCCGCTCGCAGCGCGTCAGCCACGAAAATCTCCGCCTGCGGGACAGGGCTTGGCTCGAAGGCGTCGAATGCTGGTTCCAGTCGCAGGCGCGCGGCCGCGCCGTCAACGAGCCGGCCCCGCCGATGTTCGCTCCGTTCAAGCTGCGCGAAATGGAAGTCGCCAACCGAGTCGTCGTCTCGCCGATGGCGATGTATTCGGCCGAGGACGGTTGCCCGAATGATTTCCACCTCGTCCATTACGGCGCCCGCGCCCAGGGCGGCGCAGGCTTGATCTACACCGAGATGACTTGCGTCTCGCCGGAGGGCCGAATCACGCCGGGTTGCACGGGCCTCTACGCGCCGGAGCATATCGAAGCCTGGCGGCGGATCGTCGATTTCGTCCACGCCAACAGCAGCGCCAAATTCTGCCTCCAGCTCGGCCATTCGGGGCCGAAGGGAAGCACCAAGGTCGGCTGGGAGGGCTATGACGTTCCGCTCGACGCCGACAACTGGCCGGTTATGGCCGCCTCGGACGTGCCCTGGAGCGCCGACAACCAGGTCCCCCGCCCGATGACCCGCGCCGACATGGACGAAGTCGTCGCCCGGTTCGTCGCCTCGGTGCGGATGGGCATCGAGGCGGGCTTCGACATGATCGAGCTCCACGCCGCGCACGGCTATCTGCTCTCCAGCTTCATCACTCCGCTGACCAACAAGCGGACCGACGACTATGGCGGAAGCCTCGAAAACCGGCTGCGCTTTCCCCTCGAAGTCTTCCGCGCCATGCGCGCCGCGTGGCCCGCCGAGCGCCCGATGTCGGTCCGCATCTCGGCCACCGACTGGATGGGCGATCTTGGGGTGACACCGGACGACGCGGTGGAGATCGGCCGCGCCTTCTGGGCGGCGGGCGCCGATTTGATCGACGTGTCGGCCGGCCAGACCTGGGCCGATTGCCAGCCGGTCTACGGCCGAATGTTCCAGACTCCCTTCGCCGACCAGGTCCGCAACGAGGGCCGGGTCACGACCATGGCGGTCGGCAACATCTACGAGCCCGATCACGTCAACTCGATCCTTGCCGCCGGCCGCGCCGATCTCGTCGCGCTCGCCCGTCCCCACCTGATCGACCCGAGCTGGACTCTGCGCGCCGCCGCGCAGCAGGATTACCGCCGCGTCGCCGTGCCCCCGCCCTATCTCGGCGGAATGGCCCAGCTCGCCCGCAATCTGCAGCGCGAAGCGGAGCTCAAGGCATGA